The following coding sequences lie in one Mus musculus strain C57BL/6J chromosome 11, GRCm38.p6 C57BL/6J genomic window:
- the Nup85 gene encoding nuclear pore complex protein Nup85 isoform X2 yields the protein MCFDWGPGEMLLCETSFNQTGKSEKVPSCPFIYIIRKDVDVYSQILRKLFNESHGIFVGLQKIEEELSGKSRKAQLVRVSKNYRSVIRACMEEMHQVAIAAKDPASGRQFSSQVSILSAMELIWNLCEILFIEVAPAGPLLLHLLDWVRLHVCEVDSLSADVLGGDNPSKHENFWDLVTVLVLQGRLDEARQMLAKEADANPSCAGMCRVLGDLMRTMPILSPGNTQTLTELELKWQHWREECERHLQDNTFAANPRLESLCKIMLGDEAALLEQKELLSNWYHFLVTRLLYSNPTVKPIDLHFYAQSSLDMFLGGESSPEPLDNILMAAFEFDIHQVIKECSIALSNWWFVAHLTDLLDHCRLLQSHNLYFGSNMREFLLLEYASGLFAHHSLWQLGVDYFDYCPELGRVSLELHIERIPLNTEQKALKVLRICEQRQMTEQVKSICKILAMKAVRNNRLGSALSWSIRAKDAAFATLVSDRFLRDYCERGCFSDLDLIDNLGSAMMLSDRLTFLGKYREFHRLYGEKRFGDAASLLLSLMTSQIAPRSFWMTLLTDALPLLEQKQVIFSAEQTYELMRCLEDLASGRPECGEPDAQRLQDDDIETTKVEMLRLALARNLARAIIREGSLEGS from the exons ATGTGTTTTGACTGGGGCCCCGGCGAGATGCTTCTGTGTGAAACTTCCTTCAACCAAACAG GCAAATCAGAGAAGGTGCCGAGCTGCCCTTTTATCTACATCATACGGAAAGATGTGGATGTTTACTCTCAAATTTTGAGAAAACTCTTCAATGAATCCCATGGAATCTTTGTTGGCCTGCAAAAAATTGAGGAAGAACTGTCGGGGAAGTCCAGGAAAGCTCA ATTGGTTCGAGTGAGTAAAAATTACCGTTCAGTCATACGGGCCTGTATGGAAGAAATGCATCAGGTTGCAA TTGCTGCTAAAGATCCAGCCAGTGGCCGGCAGTTCAGCAGCCAG GTCTCCATTTTGTCAGCCATGGAGCTCATTTGGAACCTGTGTGAGATTCTCTTTATTGAAGTAGCACCAG CTGGCCCTCTCCTCCTTCACCTTCTTGACTGGGTCCGACTGCACGTGTGCGAGGTGGACAGTTTGTCGGCAGATGTCCTGGGCGGTGACAACCCAAGCAAGCATGAAAACTTCTGGGACCTG GTGACTGTTCTGGTGCTTCAGGGCCGGCTCGATGAGGCACGGCAGATGCTAGCCAAAGAAGCTGATGCCAACCCCTCTTGTGCAGGCATGTGCCGCGTCCTTGGGGACCTGATGAGGACAATGCCCATTCTCAGC CCTGGCAATACTCAGACACTGACAGAGTTGGAGCTGAAGTGGCAGCACTGGCGTGAGGAGTGTGAAAGACACTTACAAGACAACACATTTGCAGCCAACCCCCGTCTGGAGTCTCTCTGCAAG ATCATGCTGGGAGATGAGGCCGCCTTGTTGGAGCAGAAGGAGCTTCTGAGCAACTGGTACCATTTCTTAGTGACGAGGCTGCTGTACTCTAACCCCACAGTGAAGCCCATTGACCTGCACTTCTATGCCCAG TCCAGCCTAGACATGTTTCTTGGAGGTGAGAGCAGTCCAGAACCACTGGACAACATCTTGATGGCGGCCTTTGAGTTCGACATTCACCAGGTGATCAAAGAGTGCAG CATCGCCCTGAGCAACTGGTGGTTCGTAGCTCACCTCACAGACCTTTTGGATCACTGCAGACTCCTCCAGTCACACAATCTCTA TTTTGGTTCTAACATGAGAGAATTCCTCCTGCTGGAGTACGCCTCAGGACTGTTTGCTCACCACAG CCTGTGGCAGCTGGGGGTGGACTACTTTGATTACTGCCCGGAGCTAGGCCGAGTTTCCTTGGAGCTGCACATTGAGCGGATTCCTCTCAACACAGAGCAGAAAGCCTTGAAGGTGCTGAGGATTTGTGAGCAGCGGCAGATGACTGAGCAAG TTAAAAGCATCTGTAAGATCTTGGCCATGAAGGCTGTTCGTAATAACCGCTTGGGCTCAGCACTCTCCTGGAGCATCCGTGCCAAAGATGCTGCCTTTGCCACACTCGTATCTGACAG ATTCCTCCGGGATTACTGTGAGAGAGGCTGCTTTTCTGACTTGGATCTCATTGACAATCTGGGGTCAGCCATGATGCTCAGTGATCGACTGACGTTTCTGG GAAAGTACCGGGAGTTCCACAGACTGTACGGGGAGAAGCGCTTTGGTGACGCTGCTTCTCTTCTGCTGTCCCTCATGACCTCTCAGATTGCACCTCGTTCTTTCTGGATGACTCTGCTCACAGATGCCCTTCCTCTTTTGGAACAGAAACAG GTGATTTTTTCAGCAGAGCAGACATATGAGCTGATGCGGTGCCTGGAAGACTTGGCCTCAGGGAGGCCAGAGTGTGGTGAACCTGATGCCCAGCGACTGCAG GATGACGACATAGAGACCACCAAGGTGGAGATGCTGAGACTGGCTCTTGCCCGGAATCTTGCTCGGGCAATTATAAGGGAAGGCTCACTGGAGGGTTCCTGA
- the Nup85 gene encoding nuclear pore complex protein Nup85 encodes MEELDCEPAVTWIPGVNSKKKQMCFDWGPGEMLLCETSFNQTGKSEKVPSCPFIYIIRKDVDVYSQILRKLFNESHGIFVGLQKIEEELSGKSRKAQLVRVSKNYRSVIRACMEEMHQVAIAAKDPASGRQFSSQVSILSAMELIWNLCEILFIEVAPAGPLLLHLLDWVRLHVCEVDSLSADVLGGDNPSKHENFWDLVTVLVLQGRLDEARQMLAKEADANPSCAGMCRVLGDLMRTMPILSPGNTQTLTELELKWQHWREECERHLQDNTFAANPRLESLCKIMLGDEAALLEQKELLSNWYHFLVTRLLYSNPTVKPIDLHFYAQSSLDMFLGGESSPEPLDNILMAAFEFDIHQVIKECSIALSNWWFVAHLTDLLDHCRLLQSHNLYFGSNMREFLLLEYASGLFAHHSLWQLGVDYFDYCPELGRVSLELHIERIPLNTEQKALKVLRICEQRQMTEQVKSICKILAMKAVRNNRLGSALSWSIRAKDAAFATLVSDRFLRDYCERGCFSDLDLIDNLGSAMMLSDRLTFLGKYREFHRLYGEKRFGDAASLLLSLMTSQIAPRSFWMTLLTDALPLLEQKQVIFSAEQTYELMRCLEDLASGRPECGEPDAQRLQDDDIETTKVEMLRLALARNLARAIIREGSLEGS; translated from the exons ATGGAGGAGCTCGACTGCGAGCCCGCAGTAACT TGGATTCCAGGTGTGAATTCCAAGAAGAAGCAAATGTGTTTTGACTGGGGCCCCGGCGAGATGCTTCTGTGTGAAACTTCCTTCAACCAAACAG GCAAATCAGAGAAGGTGCCGAGCTGCCCTTTTATCTACATCATACGGAAAGATGTGGATGTTTACTCTCAAATTTTGAGAAAACTCTTCAATGAATCCCATGGAATCTTTGTTGGCCTGCAAAAAATTGAGGAAGAACTGTCGGGGAAGTCCAGGAAAGCTCA ATTGGTTCGAGTGAGTAAAAATTACCGTTCAGTCATACGGGCCTGTATGGAAGAAATGCATCAGGTTGCAA TTGCTGCTAAAGATCCAGCCAGTGGCCGGCAGTTCAGCAGCCAG GTCTCCATTTTGTCAGCCATGGAGCTCATTTGGAACCTGTGTGAGATTCTCTTTATTGAAGTAGCACCAG CTGGCCCTCTCCTCCTTCACCTTCTTGACTGGGTCCGACTGCACGTGTGCGAGGTGGACAGTTTGTCGGCAGATGTCCTGGGCGGTGACAACCCAAGCAAGCATGAAAACTTCTGGGACCTG GTGACTGTTCTGGTGCTTCAGGGCCGGCTCGATGAGGCACGGCAGATGCTAGCCAAAGAAGCTGATGCCAACCCCTCTTGTGCAGGCATGTGCCGCGTCCTTGGGGACCTGATGAGGACAATGCCCATTCTCAGC CCTGGCAATACTCAGACACTGACAGAGTTGGAGCTGAAGTGGCAGCACTGGCGTGAGGAGTGTGAAAGACACTTACAAGACAACACATTTGCAGCCAACCCCCGTCTGGAGTCTCTCTGCAAG ATCATGCTGGGAGATGAGGCCGCCTTGTTGGAGCAGAAGGAGCTTCTGAGCAACTGGTACCATTTCTTAGTGACGAGGCTGCTGTACTCTAACCCCACAGTGAAGCCCATTGACCTGCACTTCTATGCCCAG TCCAGCCTAGACATGTTTCTTGGAGGTGAGAGCAGTCCAGAACCACTGGACAACATCTTGATGGCGGCCTTTGAGTTCGACATTCACCAGGTGATCAAAGAGTGCAG CATCGCCCTGAGCAACTGGTGGTTCGTAGCTCACCTCACAGACCTTTTGGATCACTGCAGACTCCTCCAGTCACACAATCTCTA TTTTGGTTCTAACATGAGAGAATTCCTCCTGCTGGAGTACGCCTCAGGACTGTTTGCTCACCACAG CCTGTGGCAGCTGGGGGTGGACTACTTTGATTACTGCCCGGAGCTAGGCCGAGTTTCCTTGGAGCTGCACATTGAGCGGATTCCTCTCAACACAGAGCAGAAAGCCTTGAAGGTGCTGAGGATTTGTGAGCAGCGGCAGATGACTGAGCAAG TTAAAAGCATCTGTAAGATCTTGGCCATGAAGGCTGTTCGTAATAACCGCTTGGGCTCAGCACTCTCCTGGAGCATCCGTGCCAAAGATGCTGCCTTTGCCACACTCGTATCTGACAG ATTCCTCCGGGATTACTGTGAGAGAGGCTGCTTTTCTGACTTGGATCTCATTGACAATCTGGGGTCAGCCATGATGCTCAGTGATCGACTGACGTTTCTGG GAAAGTACCGGGAGTTCCACAGACTGTACGGGGAGAAGCGCTTTGGTGACGCTGCTTCTCTTCTGCTGTCCCTCATGACCTCTCAGATTGCACCTCGTTCTTTCTGGATGACTCTGCTCACAGATGCCCTTCCTCTTTTGGAACAGAAACAG GTGATTTTTTCAGCAGAGCAGACATATGAGCTGATGCGGTGCCTGGAAGACTTGGCCTCAGGGAGGCCAGAGTGTGGTGAACCTGATGCCCAGCGACTGCAG GATGACGACATAGAGACCACCAAGGTGGAGATGCTGAGACTGGCTCTTGCCCGGAATCTTGCTCGGGCAATTATAAGGGAAGGCTCACTGGAGGGTTCCTGA
- the Nup85 gene encoding nuclear pore complex protein Nup85 isoform X1 — MEELDCEPAVTWIPGVNSKKKQMCFDWGPGEMLLCETSFNQTGKSEKVPSCPFIYIIRKDVDVYSQILRKLFNESHGIFVGLQKIEEELSGKSRKAQLVRVSKNYRSVIRACMEEMHQVAIAAKDPASGRQFSSQVSILSAMELIWNLCEILFIEVAPAGPLLLHLLDWVRLHVCEVDSLSADVLGGDNPSKHENFWDLVTVLVLQGRLDEARQMLAKEADANPSCAGMCRVLGDLMRTMPILSPGNTQTLTELELKWQHWREECERHLQDNTFAANPRLESLCKIMLGDEAALLEQKELLSNWYHFLVTRLLYSNPTVKPIDLHFYAQSSLDMFLGGESSPEPLDNILMAAFEFDIHQVIKECSIALSNWWFVAHLTDLLDHCRLLQSHNLYFGSNMREFLLLEYASGLFAHHSLWQLGVDYFDYCPELGRVSLELHIERIPLNTEQKALKVLRICEQRQMTEQVKSICKILAMKAVRNNRLGSALSWSIRAKDAAFATLVSDRFLRDYCERGCFSDLDLIDNLGSAMMLSDRLTFLAGFCSHTEAHLRLSSTVYTCPRLEHQSTIHFRTAGRCLTRGMDVIFSAEQTYELMRCLEDLASGRPECGEPDAQRLQDDDIETTKVEMLRLALARNLARAIIREGSLEGS; from the exons ATGGAGGAGCTCGACTGCGAGCCCGCAGTAACT TGGATTCCAGGTGTGAATTCCAAGAAGAAGCAAATGTGTTTTGACTGGGGCCCCGGCGAGATGCTTCTGTGTGAAACTTCCTTCAACCAAACAG GCAAATCAGAGAAGGTGCCGAGCTGCCCTTTTATCTACATCATACGGAAAGATGTGGATGTTTACTCTCAAATTTTGAGAAAACTCTTCAATGAATCCCATGGAATCTTTGTTGGCCTGCAAAAAATTGAGGAAGAACTGTCGGGGAAGTCCAGGAAAGCTCA ATTGGTTCGAGTGAGTAAAAATTACCGTTCAGTCATACGGGCCTGTATGGAAGAAATGCATCAGGTTGCAA TTGCTGCTAAAGATCCAGCCAGTGGCCGGCAGTTCAGCAGCCAG GTCTCCATTTTGTCAGCCATGGAGCTCATTTGGAACCTGTGTGAGATTCTCTTTATTGAAGTAGCACCAG CTGGCCCTCTCCTCCTTCACCTTCTTGACTGGGTCCGACTGCACGTGTGCGAGGTGGACAGTTTGTCGGCAGATGTCCTGGGCGGTGACAACCCAAGCAAGCATGAAAACTTCTGGGACCTG GTGACTGTTCTGGTGCTTCAGGGCCGGCTCGATGAGGCACGGCAGATGCTAGCCAAAGAAGCTGATGCCAACCCCTCTTGTGCAGGCATGTGCCGCGTCCTTGGGGACCTGATGAGGACAATGCCCATTCTCAGC CCTGGCAATACTCAGACACTGACAGAGTTGGAGCTGAAGTGGCAGCACTGGCGTGAGGAGTGTGAAAGACACTTACAAGACAACACATTTGCAGCCAACCCCCGTCTGGAGTCTCTCTGCAAG ATCATGCTGGGAGATGAGGCCGCCTTGTTGGAGCAGAAGGAGCTTCTGAGCAACTGGTACCATTTCTTAGTGACGAGGCTGCTGTACTCTAACCCCACAGTGAAGCCCATTGACCTGCACTTCTATGCCCAG TCCAGCCTAGACATGTTTCTTGGAGGTGAGAGCAGTCCAGAACCACTGGACAACATCTTGATGGCGGCCTTTGAGTTCGACATTCACCAGGTGATCAAAGAGTGCAG CATCGCCCTGAGCAACTGGTGGTTCGTAGCTCACCTCACAGACCTTTTGGATCACTGCAGACTCCTCCAGTCACACAATCTCTA TTTTGGTTCTAACATGAGAGAATTCCTCCTGCTGGAGTACGCCTCAGGACTGTTTGCTCACCACAG CCTGTGGCAGCTGGGGGTGGACTACTTTGATTACTGCCCGGAGCTAGGCCGAGTTTCCTTGGAGCTGCACATTGAGCGGATTCCTCTCAACACAGAGCAGAAAGCCTTGAAGGTGCTGAGGATTTGTGAGCAGCGGCAGATGACTGAGCAAG TTAAAAGCATCTGTAAGATCTTGGCCATGAAGGCTGTTCGTAATAACCGCTTGGGCTCAGCACTCTCCTGGAGCATCCGTGCCAAAGATGCTGCCTTTGCCACACTCGTATCTGACAG ATTCCTCCGGGATTACTGTGAGAGAGGCTGCTTTTCTGACTTGGATCTCATTGACAATCTGGGGTCAGCCATGATGCTCAGTGATCGACTGACGTTTCTGG CTGGCTTCTGCAGCCATACAGAAGCTCATTTACGCCTAAGCAGTACCGTGTACACGTGTCCAAGGCTCGAGCACCAATCCACTATTCATTTCAGAACAGCTGGAAGATGCCTCACTAGAGGGATGGAT GTGATTTTTTCAGCAGAGCAGACATATGAGCTGATGCGGTGCCTGGAAGACTTGGCCTCAGGGAGGCCAGAGTGTGGTGAACCTGATGCCCAGCGACTGCAG GATGACGACATAGAGACCACCAAGGTGGAGATGCTGAGACTGGCTCTTGCCCGGAATCTTGCTCGGGCAATTATAAGGGAAGGCTCACTGGAGGGTTCCTGA
- the Gga3 gene encoding ADP-ribosylation factor-binding protein GGA3 isoform X3: MLLHYSQEYSSDADKELMKELFDRCENKRRTLFKLASETEDNDNSLGDILQASDNLSRVINSYKTIIEGQIVNGEVTTSTMPDSEGNSHCGNQGALIDLAELDAPSNSSPALAPPTSGIPILPPPPQTSGPPRSRSSSQAEAPPGSDSTNNALSLLDEELLCLGLTDPAPTAPKESPGSSQWHLFQNEPPSDLDFFSPRPVPAASCPSDGPQLPPPVSTSSMSQAPLPAAFPAPVVPASAPTHSTGSFMFSSGPAPALAPKAEPKGPEYPSSSTSHRLDALDQLLEEAKVTSGLVKPVSCFSPGPTASPLLPASAPARPLLPFSTGPGSPLFQSQGSPQKGPELSLASVHVPLESIKPSSALPVTAYDKNGFRILFHFAKECPPGRPDVLVVVVSMLNTAPLPVKSIVLQAAVPKSMKVKLQPPSGTELSPFSPIQPPAAITQVMLLANPMKEKVRLRYKLTFALGEQLSTELGEVDQFPPVEQWGNL; encoded by the exons ATGCTGCTTCACTACAGCCAAGAGTACTCGTCAGACGCCGACAAGGAGCTCATGAAG GAGCTCTTTGATCGTTGTGAGAATAAGAGGCGGACGCTGTTTAAACTAGCCAGCGAGACAGAGGACAATGACAACAGTTTGG GGGACATCCTGCAGGCCAGTGACAACCTGTCCAGGGTCATCAACTCTTACAAAACTATTATTGAAGGGCAGATCGTCAATGGTGAGGTGACCACCTCAACCATGCCTGACTCTGAAG GAAACAGTCACTGTGGTAACCAAGGCGCCCTCATTGACCTTGCTGAGTTGGACGCCCCCAGCAACTCGTCTCCGGCATTGGCCCCACCCACCTCAGGcatccccatcctccctccacccccccaaaCCTCCGGGCCTCCACGAAGCCGTTCATCCAGCCAGGCTGAGGCTCCCCCAGGGTCTGACAGCACGAACAATGCCCTCTCCTTGCTGGATGAGGAGCTCCTCTGCTTAG GCCTTACTGACCCCGCCCCCACTGCTCCCAAAGAGTCACCTGGAAGTAGTCAGTGGCACCTGTTCCAG AATGAACCACCATCAGATCTGGACTTCTTCAGTCCCAGGCCAGTGCCTGCGGCCTCCTGCCCCTCAGATGGACCCCAGCTCCCTCCCCCAGTTTCTACCTCAAGTATGTCCCAAGCTCCACTGCCTGCTGCCTTCCCAGCTCCTGTGGTCCCAGCCAGTGCACCAACCCACAGCACTGGCTCCTTCATGTTCTCTTCTGGACCTGCCCCAGCCTTGGCTCCAAAGGCTGAGCCCAAAGGTCCAGAATACCCCAGCTCCAGCACCTCGCACCGCCTAGATGCCCTTGATCAGCTTCTGGAAGAGGCCAAAGT AACCTCAGGCTTGGTGAAACCTGTTTCTTGCTTCTCTCCTGGGCCCACTGCCTCCCCgctgctgcctgcctctgccccagccAGACCTCTCCTGCCCTTCTCCACTGGGCCCGGAAGCCCTCTCTTCCAGTCCCAAGGCAGCCCTCAGAAAGGCCCAGAGCTCTCCTTGGCCAGTGTCCATGTGCCCCTGGAATCGATCAAGCCTA GCAGTGCCCTTCCCGTGACAGCCTATGATAAAAATGGCTTCCGCATCCTTTTCCACTTTGCTAAGGAGTGTCCGCCAGGACGGCCTGatgtgctggtggtggtggtttccATGCTGAATACGGCTCCGTTGCCAGTCAAGAGCATAGTGCTGCAGGCTGCAGTGCCCAAG TCAATGAAAGTGAAGTTGCAGCCACCCTCTGGGACAGAACTTTCCCCATTTAGTCCTATCCAGCCACCTGCAGCCATCACCCAGGTCATGCTGCTGGCCAATCCAATGAAG GAAAAGGTGCGGCTTCGATATAAACTGACCTTTGCTTTGGGGGAGCAGCTGAGCACAGAACTGGGTGAAGTGGACCAGTTTCCTCCTGTGGAGCAGTGGGGGAACCTATGA
- the Nup85 gene encoding nuclear pore complex protein Nup85 isoform X3 → MCFDWGPGEMLLCETSFNQTGKSEKVPSCPFIYIIRKDVDVYSQILRKLFNESHGIFVGLQKIEEELSGKSRKAQLVRVSKNYRSVIRACMEEMHQVAIAAKDPASGRQFSSQVSILSAMELIWNLCEILFIEVAPAGPLLLHLLDWVRLHVCEVDSLSADVLGGDNPSKHENFWDLVTVLVLQGRLDEARQMLAKEADANPSCAGMCRVLGDLMRTMPILSPGNTQTLTELELKWQHWREECERHLQDNTFAANPRLESLCKIMLGDEAALLEQKELLSNWYHFLVTRLLYSNPTVKPIDLHFYAQSSLDMFLGGESSPEPLDNILMAAFEFDIHQVIKECSIALSNWWFVAHLTDLLDHCRLLQSHNLYFGSNMREFLLLEYASGLFAHHSLWQLGVDYFDYCPELGRVSLELHIERIPLNTEQKALKVLRICEQRQMTEQVKSICKILAMKAVRNNRLGSALSWSIRAKDAAFATLVSDRFLRDYCERGCFSDLDLIDNLGSAMMLSDRLTFLAGFCSHTEAHLRLSSTVYTCPRLEHQSTIHFRTAGRCLTRGMDVIFSAEQTYELMRCLEDLASGRPECGEPDAQRLQDDDIETTKVEMLRLALARNLARAIIREGSLEGS, encoded by the exons ATGTGTTTTGACTGGGGCCCCGGCGAGATGCTTCTGTGTGAAACTTCCTTCAACCAAACAG GCAAATCAGAGAAGGTGCCGAGCTGCCCTTTTATCTACATCATACGGAAAGATGTGGATGTTTACTCTCAAATTTTGAGAAAACTCTTCAATGAATCCCATGGAATCTTTGTTGGCCTGCAAAAAATTGAGGAAGAACTGTCGGGGAAGTCCAGGAAAGCTCA ATTGGTTCGAGTGAGTAAAAATTACCGTTCAGTCATACGGGCCTGTATGGAAGAAATGCATCAGGTTGCAA TTGCTGCTAAAGATCCAGCCAGTGGCCGGCAGTTCAGCAGCCAG GTCTCCATTTTGTCAGCCATGGAGCTCATTTGGAACCTGTGTGAGATTCTCTTTATTGAAGTAGCACCAG CTGGCCCTCTCCTCCTTCACCTTCTTGACTGGGTCCGACTGCACGTGTGCGAGGTGGACAGTTTGTCGGCAGATGTCCTGGGCGGTGACAACCCAAGCAAGCATGAAAACTTCTGGGACCTG GTGACTGTTCTGGTGCTTCAGGGCCGGCTCGATGAGGCACGGCAGATGCTAGCCAAAGAAGCTGATGCCAACCCCTCTTGTGCAGGCATGTGCCGCGTCCTTGGGGACCTGATGAGGACAATGCCCATTCTCAGC CCTGGCAATACTCAGACACTGACAGAGTTGGAGCTGAAGTGGCAGCACTGGCGTGAGGAGTGTGAAAGACACTTACAAGACAACACATTTGCAGCCAACCCCCGTCTGGAGTCTCTCTGCAAG ATCATGCTGGGAGATGAGGCCGCCTTGTTGGAGCAGAAGGAGCTTCTGAGCAACTGGTACCATTTCTTAGTGACGAGGCTGCTGTACTCTAACCCCACAGTGAAGCCCATTGACCTGCACTTCTATGCCCAG TCCAGCCTAGACATGTTTCTTGGAGGTGAGAGCAGTCCAGAACCACTGGACAACATCTTGATGGCGGCCTTTGAGTTCGACATTCACCAGGTGATCAAAGAGTGCAG CATCGCCCTGAGCAACTGGTGGTTCGTAGCTCACCTCACAGACCTTTTGGATCACTGCAGACTCCTCCAGTCACACAATCTCTA TTTTGGTTCTAACATGAGAGAATTCCTCCTGCTGGAGTACGCCTCAGGACTGTTTGCTCACCACAG CCTGTGGCAGCTGGGGGTGGACTACTTTGATTACTGCCCGGAGCTAGGCCGAGTTTCCTTGGAGCTGCACATTGAGCGGATTCCTCTCAACACAGAGCAGAAAGCCTTGAAGGTGCTGAGGATTTGTGAGCAGCGGCAGATGACTGAGCAAG TTAAAAGCATCTGTAAGATCTTGGCCATGAAGGCTGTTCGTAATAACCGCTTGGGCTCAGCACTCTCCTGGAGCATCCGTGCCAAAGATGCTGCCTTTGCCACACTCGTATCTGACAG ATTCCTCCGGGATTACTGTGAGAGAGGCTGCTTTTCTGACTTGGATCTCATTGACAATCTGGGGTCAGCCATGATGCTCAGTGATCGACTGACGTTTCTGG CTGGCTTCTGCAGCCATACAGAAGCTCATTTACGCCTAAGCAGTACCGTGTACACGTGTCCAAGGCTCGAGCACCAATCCACTATTCATTTCAGAACAGCTGGAAGATGCCTCACTAGAGGGATGGAT GTGATTTTTTCAGCAGAGCAGACATATGAGCTGATGCGGTGCCTGGAAGACTTGGCCTCAGGGAGGCCAGAGTGTGGTGAACCTGATGCCCAGCGACTGCAG GATGACGACATAGAGACCACCAAGGTGGAGATGCTGAGACTGGCTCTTGCCCGGAATCTTGCTCGGGCAATTATAAGGGAAGGCTCACTGGAGGGTTCCTGA